TGGGAGAGAACATGTGCAATGGCTGCACCTTTGATGCCTAACTtcaatgtgaaaataaaaattgggtCCAATATGACATTCAATGCATATCCCGAAACTATATAATAAAaccaaagaaacaaataaaccAAGTTAATAAGGGAAAAGATGCTTTAATTTACACTTTATCTCTCAAAATATACTTCATTATAAACAAATGGATAATTTGAACCAACCGATGACATATAAAGGAGTTGTTGTATCCTTGAACCCTCGAAAGATGCCTTGCATGGCCAAGGAGAGAAGTACTGCTGGTGCCCCGAACGATCTCAATCTTAAGTAGCTCTCTGCAGGTTTTAGCATAGGAGAATCCTAAACAAAGAAGAAACAAGTCCactataaaacatatatatagctaggcaaaaataatgtaattgataataaagaaacatatttaacattcatctttatattatattacGATATGATTTGggttttgattcttgaaaacggGACGACCattatacttttttctttttcataaagTCACAAGCATgtcatatttaaatatgtttatttttgtccgcaacatatttaaatttgtgacATATCTTAtagattttttgttaaattacttatttggtATCTATAGGTTcatgatttttacttttttgatctctataatttgaaagtgatctttttagttcttataatttatattttaattttcttttagtccctgtagttttgaaagttatctttttagtcCTACGATTTTatgattcttacttttttagtttttatagttttcaaattataggaactaaaaaaaattaaaatacaaactataaaaactaaaaagaacacTTTTAAACTACAGGggctaaaaaaaagttaaaatgtaatctatagaaaataaaaaaaccactttcaaaatatagggactaaaaatataagaatcatgaaactataagaactaaataaataatttaacttagatttttacatcaatttaataactcaatatttttttctttaattaatcaaatatataatatatttaactaatttttaattaattcttataatcCAAACTCAAATTTCCTCAATAACATTAACAGTTTTTCTCCCAATTAgttatctaataaaaataaatttatttatttttaattattttaatcagtACCCTCAATATTCTTTGATTAacactatatatataacaaagtattttcaaatcattattaaaataatattatattaattaaattaacatttaagatttatcaaaattaaaagtttcaAATGCCtggtttttttaatgatttttatcattaattaatattttaaaaataattttaattttttttatttaatatatatttataatgataCTTGGACATCCAAATATTTTAGACATTCAATTAACATcctttatatatgttaattaactcttttttatcacatcaaatatttattacatatattattttcttttttttacatcaaatatatatatcactttCCTTTATCATTGCTTTCTCTTTTTAGATGTATATTAGCATAGAGGATGTCCATTTaacattttcttatatttatatatcatacGAGATTACTAAAAGCTTGTTACCATACTCTCAATAAAGAAGAAACTTACTCGTTTGACACCCATAACACCTAACAGAGGTTTGGTTGCAAATATAAGAACTGCAGCTTGAATGAGACCAAGGATTGTGCCAAAAAGTAGTGCTGTTGATGCTGAAGCAATAAGTCGCTTTTTCTTTCCAACTTTGTCCTTACTCTTCTTACTGCTAGTAACCGATGAAAACTTGCATATTGTATTGGCTCCTAAAAAGTAATTAAGGTAAACATatcattgaattaaaaaaatgtaagaacATAATCAAACATTCATATACATATTTGCATTCAATCTCTCTATACATGCATGTGGACaacatatgattaaaaaaaaaggttgataAATGATCATAACAATAATGCATGTGCTTAATTTGTCTAGGACTCTACGTACTTTTGGGTTATGTCTAGCCATAGTAAAAAAaggggatatatatatatatatatatatatatatatatatatatatatatatatatatatatatatatatatatatagagagagagagagagagagagagagagagagagagagagagagagagagagagagagagagagagagaagtacCATCTCCAATATTTGTGTCATTGTTGCCGGTAGCATTATATTCCTTtgattcatctttttcttccctAAATTCTGTTGGAGCGTCAGTATTCATCACTTTGGGGGTACCTTTTTCCATGTCTTGAAGCATATGATCCTCTGGCACAATTGTTTCGCCGAACTTGGCCTTACTATTACCATTTTCAGCTGCTTTGGTGTTCAGTTTTTGAATGGTATCTTCTTCAGCCACAAAGGAAGTGGTAATGCTGACCAGAGGGAATATGGTAATCCTCGAAGCTTGGTTAAACAAAGAAATGGAAACTCCAGCAGCTGCAAGTTCCACCGGTCCTAAACAGATGtgtcaaatgaaaaagttagcTTCAAGAGCTAAAATTGCGAAATGATTCTGGAAACAATATTCATTTAATATGAAACATTTGAAAGAGGTTATTTGAGCTTGTAACAGTAACTTAATAATAGTCTTCCTACATGctgctttttcttcttcttttttttttgtgaataattAGTATTCTTTTAtgtatctttttatttaataaatgctTAATTAAGTTTACCACAAGAACTTGTACGGCCTGCAAGTTGCAATTGGTGTATCACTCATTGTGATAGCACAAAGCCATCGGATGGCTGAATGTGCGGGAATCAAGTCAAgctagttatttttattatatgtgCATCAAAGTGGCTAGTGAAGTAATGAGTGGGTAGATCAATTCACATAAGGTTATTCTTATTTAACAAGAGATCTTGAGTTCTGACTTTTGGTTAtataataaagttaaatattttaaaataaagttttgttGTATATAATAATGTCGTTTGATTCAAATAGATTGTCTccaggaatatatatatatatactcctaTGTATTATTAGATGCATActtagaaagaaataaaaataaaagagaagaataCATATATGATTgataaatgatataatatattgtaagaagaaagataaaagagaaattaaaaaccttatatatatatatacttgctATGAAATGATTGTTGACAAGAAAATATATCTATACATACCTAAACGGCCTATGAATGCTGTGTCTATGAGAGAAGCAATTGGATCAGCAGAAACGGCCAGTGCTGAGGGGAGTGCAATCCCTAATATCTCCCGAGATAGAGCATCCAGCTTGAAAACATTCCTACATTTATTTACATTAGCAGAATCATATCATTCAAGTATTAGTAGTTCATATATAAAACTACGTACATGAAGAGCTTCGTGTAAATGCAATAATATAACTATGTCAAATAATTTTCCCCATCAACTATacacacagatatatatatatatatatatatgactaaaaaatatctttttaattgaaatatcatATTGTTCTAGATAGCATAATGTTCGATCTCTCCTGCAAGAAAAAATGGGTAATGAATATATACCTTGCATCTTTGAAGAAAACGAAGAGAGGCATCTTCCACTTGTTGGGTTCGTTGGAACTTCTATTCTCGTCCATTGGATAGTGAATCTCATACAAGCGAGAGAGATCTACACTGAAGTGCTTGAAACAACCAACCTGCCAAGTTAATCATAATTTGAGTTTGAGATCGTCCAATATCAATGTTTAAATATGTCcaatattattgtttatatatatatatatatgatcacaCTGCATGTAATCAAGGTTGGCAAACTAGAATAAACGTGTAAGAAAGTATAATGTGGTACCTTTTTTGGCTTTGAAAGATCACTAGAGAAGTGATGGGTTTTTATAGGAATCATTGGGGATATCGAAGAGCCAACTAAATAAGCCTGGTAAACGTTACAGTCATCattactttgttttgttttatagtTGGAACCTTCCTCAGTTAAACTATAGATTTCATCTTCTAAGTATAAAGAAACCCTtataacttaaaataatttcttgctAATAATCAGTGATCACACACTAATTATGGAATCAGTACATTTGGAGATGCTACGGAAATTTCAGCTAGgtgtattgataatttttttaataaaagttttctattttttatttttaattggtatACTAATTAAGAACACTTGATGACATTaaattgctataaaaaaatatgtaggcTAGAGAAGGATCCATGGCATGCTATCTAAATATTCAAAGATGGGTTAGTTGAATGAAGATCGTGACAGATCCTCACTACAGTAAGCACCGTCCTCAGTTAGGTCCCTATATATCCTTGATAGCAACATAATAGAAACTTCGTAACAACTATCAAGTAGAAACAAACGAaaatgtatattattattttatatatgcatGCATCGAGAAATATGCAAATGGCTCCCCAGTTAGAACTGAAATATACAGAATTGTAAGAGCCGATCGAGCATATAGTACAAACTACAAATAGGGACGGGATCACGTTATATATCCCTTGGTTTGCTTGAGACGAAATTGATGAGAAAGGGTTggacaaattttttttactatttaatatAGATCAAACATCTTTTTTAcactattttaattcaaatgtttttgttaatttttttttcattccataTATTCTACACAACCAAGCCATACCTATATGATACAGGGGCATTTCCCCCCTCCCCCTCTAAATTATGATATCGTCTCTCTTTTAGTTGATATACAACCATTATATCatacacttatttttattttttatttttaagaaaatcatatAATCTAGTTAgcgtgcatatatatatatatatatatatatatatatacaccaacGGGGCAACAAGAAACGAGGGCTCTTGCACCATAAAggggtaatttttttaaaaaattatcataatgggtatatttttaaaaattacgaaaatgaataaatcataCTTTGAAATACGATTTCACCTTGAAAAAATCGTGCTTTGAAGTacgattttatttttcaaaaaattgttaCAATGAAATCGTATATGCACatatgatttcaattttttaatttttttattattaaaagttgaaattgtaTATGTACATATgatttcaacaagtttttttttaatattttagaaacCGCGTATTTGAACATGATTTTGGAAATAAGGATCTGGTCTTGGCCTTAATATAGGGTTTTGTTTCTAATCCTAACATGCAATGATTTCAATCAAGTAAGTCAATTACTAGTCACATACATAATGAAATGAATGAACCAGttttaaataagttaagaaatattcagtatatcaaaataaaggttatcattgtgataattttTCATATAGGCAATAAATTATGTCgaatattttgtaatatttaattttttaagcataattaattattatatattattcaacTTATAAATTTTGTCCATATACCACTTtgtttttgatatattatttttctttttaaaaaaaaatcataatttttaacgTAAAAATGAAacccattaaaaaaatataactaaaatggTGCACTACAATATGAttgattcttatatatatatatatatatatattatcaaactACATATAGTATTTTTAAGGACTGGACACATTACATAAATCGTTATAATTTCCCATATTAATTTTagctataattattttattttacattaattgattttaattatatattaatcgatatgtaaattattttattttcttatattaatcACATCATCACTATTTGTAAAGACAAATATCATAAGGTGTTTGAATTGTGATTCTATAGATTTTTAAAgccttttttttgaaagaataaagttatcatatgaagaaaaaaaaaattaagacaaatAACAAATTCTCTCAAAAACACATTCAAAACAATGCAAACAGGTTTTGCAAAGCAAAAGAgatttttcaaaacataatcaaatttGAATACCTAGGTTAGTTTGAAATAGAAGAGCGATAAAAGCATATAAGACACAAAGAATTATACTGATTTGTCTCTATCACTAAAACTACGTCCAATCCTCGGCTAACCAACAAGTACCACtaactttttcaaaattataagtattttgtCGCGATCACTTCTAGCTCTACAAGTCAAGCTTTACCCCAAGCTTGTTACAACCCAAAATTCTTTGTCTTAccaagtcataactttttacaaatTTGTTTGGTTGTTTGCACAATGACTAACTCTTAAGCGTCttacaaacaaatatataatttcaacacttagtcttttctctcaagatactcaaggtgttttgagagtTTTTTCAAACTATACATAAATTTACAGAAAGGATATGAATCTTTGCATGTAGGTTTGTGTCTCATTTCTTCAAAGCTTTTGGTATTTATAAGCTTTCTTCTTAGAGTGTCTGTCATCTTGCAATAGATAGATTTCTCACTTAAGTTTGTGTATGATGCCTATGGTTGTTGGAGCTTGCATTAAATGCACGTCCTAATCCATGTAGTAAAACCACtctgatttgttttcttgtaaaACACTTCAGTAGAAAAAAATCACTTCTCTTTGGTCAAAGAAGGTCTTTTCAAAGCAGAGTATGTCTTTTGATGTTGTTTGGTAATTTCTGAACTttaacttcatttattcttcatagaaTTCGACCAATATTAGGAAAATGTCTCTACAAAACGAATCttagagacaaaaaaataaaggaagtcTTAAATGTTATCTCTTAAATGTTGCATCAGATCATGACTTTGGTAACTATCGTATGATATTTGTTCGCAACATCGGCAAGTGTATCgattcgcacaagtagtatataaaacgataagaccgagtatcgtatccacatgaaatttgtttcactcaaaTGTTGTACATCCAGTATGCAAACATTTATAGATATTAAAAGCAAGATAAATATCAAGTTGAATTCTGTACTAAGGTCTATTTGAATATAAACTAAGTATCTAGGATTTTAGAAGTAAAAACAGTCAAGTAAAAAGCGTTGGGTTGTTCTACTGAGTTCCTCTTGATGTTATtatgtgtttttctctatttaacgttatcctagtgttcttatgctgaaaAATTACTCAAATCAAGATCCCTTTAGTGAATGAGTCTAACTCTCTTTAAACCTcatccttgatccctcaacaaacttaaCTTAAAAGTGTTACATTAAGTTTACAACATAATATGAACTAGATCactgcactccattcctagacatataaatttctagcttgctctaccaagttctaaggctttaaagcatttctcaatgctaaaaatcctaattatacatacaaatgggtgatcaagccacaagcatgtaaaaataagcatagataaaagcaatgaacacataaaaaaaacattaaatagatagtgaaaaAGTATTACATCAAGGGTCCAATAGAACTTCCCAACCAAgaggcttagccttccattacaaaaAATATGCTTTCAATACAAGGAAGG
The nucleotide sequence above comes from Glycine soja cultivar W05 chromosome 11, ASM419377v2, whole genome shotgun sequence. Encoded proteins:
- the LOC114375152 gene encoding protein DETOXIFICATION 43-like, yielding MDENRSSNEPNKWKMPLFVFFKDARNVFKLDALSREILGIALPSALAVSADPIASLIDTAFIGRLGPVELAAAGVSISLFNQASRITIFPLVSITTSFVAEEDTIQKLNTKAAENGNSKAKFGETIVPEDHMLQDMEKGTPKVMNTDAPTEFREEKDESKEYNATGNNDTNIGDGANTICKFSSVTSSKKSKDKVGKKKRLIASASTALLFGTILGLIQAAVLIFATKPLLGVMGVKRDSPMLKPAESYLRLRSFGAPAVLLSLAMQGIFRGFKDTTTPLYVIVSGYALNVILDPIFIFTLKLGIKGAAIAHVLSQYMMAFTLLLILMKKVHLLPPRIKDLQIFRFLKNGGLLMLKVIAVTFCVTLATSLAARLGSIPMAAFQTCLQVWMTSSLLADGLAVAVQAILACSFTEKDYKKATAAATRTLQMSFVLGVGLSLAVALGLYFGAGVFSKDAHVVHLIKIGIPFVAATQPINSLAFVFDGVNYGASDFAYSAYSLVLVSLVSVATEFILYRTKHFVGIWIALTIYMTLRMLAGIWRMGTGTGPWLYLRGRSLP